Proteins found in one Candidatus Hadarchaeales archaeon genomic segment:
- the cas4 gene encoding CRISPR-associated protein Cas4, with product MKDSGSAGEISVWEVYQYFYCPRKLYFIRKLGLYPPEKRKMRLSEEHHRKEPERIKRRHALYGFSEKEVEEVLHDLLLEDPELGLYGKADTVVRLKSGEVVPVDVKYSGLPYVSRAWRKQMVAYTVLLERILGVRIRRCMIYLLPLRRIFWINILPEDREALRKDLEKMRKIITSDQIPRPASPEHCGYCEVAKFCKRV from the coding sequence ATGAAGGATTCTGGCAGCGCTGGTGAGATAAGCGTCTGGGAGGTTTACCAGTATTTCTATTGCCCTAGGAAACTTTACTTCATCAGAAAACTGGGATTGTACCCTCCTGAGAAAAGAAAGATGAGACTAAGCGAGGAACATCATAGAAAAGAACCCGAAAGAATTAAACGGAGACACGCCCTCTATGGTTTTTCTGAAAAAGAGGTAGAAGAAGTATTGCACGATCTTCTTTTAGAGGATCCCGAGCTGGGGTTGTACGGTAAAGCGGACACCGTCGTGAGACTGAAAAGCGGTGAGGTTGTGCCCGTGGATGTGAAGTACTCAGGTTTGCCCTACGTCTCTAGGGCTTGGAGAAAACAAATGGTGGCCTATACCGTGCTGCTCGAGAGAATTTTGGGCGTGAGGATCAGAAGATGCATGATTTACCTTTTACCCTTACGACGCATCTTTTGGATAAACATTCTTCCAGAGGACAGAGAAGCCCTCAGGAAAGATCTAGAGAAAATGCGGAAGATAATAACTTCAGATCAAATTCCGAGGCCGGCTAGTCCTGAGCACTGTGGGTACTGTGAAGTAGCGAAATTCTGCAAAAGAGTGTAG